From a region of the Mercurialis annua linkage group LG1-X, ddMerAnnu1.2, whole genome shotgun sequence genome:
- the LOC126655828 gene encoding uncharacterized protein LOC126655828 isoform X1 codes for MEIYHQLPKTFPVRVIHPSPRKSPSFSFTVTNSRYKTESEDGNRMFILGMGYVGQFFARNLRNEGWTVAGTSTSTAKKEALEERGFHISLFHTNEPQLSTLKSYTHLLVSIPSVVGVGDPLLQHEELLRSTLMDGNLQWLCYLSSTSVYGDYGGAWVDEDYPTSPTSESAKSRLAAEAGWLKLGASLGISTQVFRLGGIYGPGRSAVDTTIKQEPFSRSQKMRISKKYTSRVHVDDICQALKASINRQPFRLHHRQKVHQHTYQQEHILCFPRR; via the exons ATGGAGATCTACCATCAATTACCGAAGACCTTTCCTGTTCGGGTAATACATCCTTCGCCGAGAAAGTCGCCGTCATTTTCCTTTACGGTTACCAATTCAAGATATAAAACTGAATCGGAGGATGGCAATCGAATGTTTATTCTGGGGATGGGGTATGTCGGTCAATTCTTTGCAAGAAACCTCAGAAACGAAGGCTG GACTGTTGCTGGAACGAGCACAAGCACGGCCAAAAAGGAGGCGCTTGAGGAGAGAGGATTTCATATTAGCCTTTTCCATACCAATGAGCCTCA ATTGAGCACATTGAAGAGCTATACACACTTACTAGTGTCTATCCCTTCTGTGGTAGGCGTTGGCGATCCG TTGCTTCAGCATGAAGAACTATTGAGAAGTACTCTAATGGATGGAAATCTTCAATGGCTCTGCTATCTGTCGTCCACTA GTGTTTATGGTGACTATGGTGGTGCTTGGGTGGATGAAGA TTATCCAACAAGCCCTACAAGTGAGTCGGCTAAATCAAGGTTAGCTGCTGAGGCAGGATGGTTAAAGCTGGGCGCTAGTCTTGGGATTTCAACGCAAGTATTTCGACTTGGTGGTATCTATGGTCCTGGTAGGAG TGCTGTTGACACAACAATTAAGCAGGAACCCTTTTCGAGAAGCCAGAAGATGAGGATATCCAAAAAGTACACATCCAGAGTTCATGTTGACGATATTTGTCAAGCACTAAAGGCTAGCATCAACCGACAACCCTTCCG GCTGCATCACAGGCAAAAGGTACATCAGCATACATACCAGCAAGAGCACATCTTATGCTTTCCAAGACGGTGA
- the LOC126655828 gene encoding uncharacterized protein LOC126655828 isoform X2, which translates to MAIECLFWGWGMSVNSLQETSETKAGLLLERAQARPKRRRLRREDFILAFSIPMSLSELSTLKSYTHLLVSIPSVVGVGDPLLQHEELLRSTLMDGNLQWLCYLSSTSVYGDYGGAWVDEDYPTSPTSESAKSRLAAEAGWLKLGASLGISTQVFRLGGIYGPGRSAVDTTIKQEPFSRSQKMRISKKYTSRVHVDDICQALKASINRQPFRLHHRQKVHQHTYQQEHILCFPRR; encoded by the exons ATGGCAATCGAATGTTTATTCTGGGGATGGGGTATGTCGGTCAATTCTTTGCAAGAAACCTCAGAAACGAAGGCTG GACTGTTGCTGGAACGAGCACAAGCACGGCCAAAAAGGAGGCGCTTGAGGAGAGAGGATTTCATATTAGCCTTTTCCATACCAATGAGCCTCAGTGA ATTGAGCACATTGAAGAGCTATACACACTTACTAGTGTCTATCCCTTCTGTGGTAGGCGTTGGCGATCCG TTGCTTCAGCATGAAGAACTATTGAGAAGTACTCTAATGGATGGAAATCTTCAATGGCTCTGCTATCTGTCGTCCACTA GTGTTTATGGTGACTATGGTGGTGCTTGGGTGGATGAAGA TTATCCAACAAGCCCTACAAGTGAGTCGGCTAAATCAAGGTTAGCTGCTGAGGCAGGATGGTTAAAGCTGGGCGCTAGTCTTGGGATTTCAACGCAAGTATTTCGACTTGGTGGTATCTATGGTCCTGGTAGGAG TGCTGTTGACACAACAATTAAGCAGGAACCCTTTTCGAGAAGCCAGAAGATGAGGATATCCAAAAAGTACACATCCAGAGTTCATGTTGACGATATTTGTCAAGCACTAAAGGCTAGCATCAACCGACAACCCTTCCG GCTGCATCACAGGCAAAAGGTACATCAGCATACATACCAGCAAGAGCACATCTTATGCTTTCCAAGACGGTGA
- the LOC126655841 gene encoding uncharacterized protein LOC126655841 produces MFLVCCAMNDYKIPNSPQLCQCMRIYNIVDDDPAPRDEVFAYARELVEKKWPNWAEHNTSTEKAISYNQRGEKRVSNERIKKELGVRLLHSSYRSGLLNIIDQMEYPSSSEK; encoded by the coding sequence ATGTTTCTTGTTTGTTGTGCTATGAATGATTATAAAATCCCAAATTCTCCTCAATTATGCCAATGCATGAGAATTTACAATATTGTGGACGACGACCCAGCTCCTCGTGACGAGGTGTTTGCCTATGCTAGAGAATTGGTTGAGAAGAAGTGGCCAAATTGGGCCGAGCATAATACATCTACTGAGAAAGCTATATCATATAACCAAAGAGGCGAGAAGCGTGTTTCTAATGAACGAATTAAAAAAGAACTAGGAGTGAGGCTTCTCCATTCAAGTTACAGATCAGGCTTGCTAAATATTATAGATCAGATGGAATATCCATCATCATCAGAGAAGTAG
- the LOC126655828 gene encoding uncharacterized protein LOC126655828 isoform X3, with protein MEIYHQLPKTFPVRVIHPSPRKSPSFSFTVTNSRYKTESEDGNRMFILGMGYVGQFFARNLRNEGWTVAGTSTSTAKKEALEERGFHISLFHTNEPQLSTLKSYTHLLVSIPSVVGVGDPLLQHEELLRSTLMDGNLQWLCYLSSTSVYGDYGGAWVDEDYPTSPTSESAKSRLAAEAGWLKLGASLGISTQVFRLGGIYGPVLLTQQLSRNPFREARR; from the exons ATGGAGATCTACCATCAATTACCGAAGACCTTTCCTGTTCGGGTAATACATCCTTCGCCGAGAAAGTCGCCGTCATTTTCCTTTACGGTTACCAATTCAAGATATAAAACTGAATCGGAGGATGGCAATCGAATGTTTATTCTGGGGATGGGGTATGTCGGTCAATTCTTTGCAAGAAACCTCAGAAACGAAGGCTG GACTGTTGCTGGAACGAGCACAAGCACGGCCAAAAAGGAGGCGCTTGAGGAGAGAGGATTTCATATTAGCCTTTTCCATACCAATGAGCCTCA ATTGAGCACATTGAAGAGCTATACACACTTACTAGTGTCTATCCCTTCTGTGGTAGGCGTTGGCGATCCG TTGCTTCAGCATGAAGAACTATTGAGAAGTACTCTAATGGATGGAAATCTTCAATGGCTCTGCTATCTGTCGTCCACTA GTGTTTATGGTGACTATGGTGGTGCTTGGGTGGATGAAGA TTATCCAACAAGCCCTACAAGTGAGTCGGCTAAATCAAGGTTAGCTGCTGAGGCAGGATGGTTAAAGCTGGGCGCTAGTCTTGGGATTTCAACGCAAGTATTTCGACTTGGTGGTATCTATGGTCCTG TGCTGTTGACACAACAATTAAGCAGGAACCCTTTTCGAGAAGCCAGAAGATGA
- the LOC126665618 gene encoding anaphase-promoting complex subunit 1-like isoform X2, with amino-acid sequence MLRELTVLGEFKPYGLIAEALDDKPEYNNVAADKYDYFLFDPEIVRDPCELNDSDISESPFGDQCDHELFIRGNTIIWSIGSRVFKRFTSPTPVKMACWCRLGDTSEALLCVLQIDSLTVCSISGELISIPLPCTITSMWPLPFDLLLQSVAEGETATSRI; translated from the exons ATGCTTCGCGAACTCACAGTACTCGGAGAATTCAAGCCGTACGGCTTAATAGCTGAAGCTCTCGACGACAAGCCTGAATATAACAATGTCGCCGCTGATAAGTACGACTACTTCCTTTTTGACCCCGAAATCGTCCGAGACCCATGCGAACTCAACGATTCTGATATTTCCGAGTCTCCTTTTGGTGATCAGTGTGATCACGAGCTCTTCATTCGAGGAAACAC GATAATATGGTCGATAGGCTCGCGAGTTTTCAAGAGATTCACGTCTCCCACTCCGGTTAAAATG GCGTGCTGGTGTCGCCTGGGCGATACATCTGAGGCTTTGCTATGCGTCTTGCAAATTGATTCTCTAACGGTATGCAGCATATCAG GTGAATTAATATCCATTCCCCTTCCCTGTACTATTACTTCGATGTGGCCTCTTCCATTTGATTTGTTACTTCAGTCAGTAGCTGAAGGAG AAACAGCTACATCTCGCATCTGA
- the LOC126665618 gene encoding anaphase-promoting complex subunit 1-like isoform X1, with the protein MLRELTVLGEFKPYGLIAEALDDKPEYNNVAADKYDYFLFDPEIVRDPCELNDSDISESPFGDQCDHELFIRGNTIIWSIGSRVFKRFTSPTPVKMACWCRLGDTSEALLCVLQIDSLTVCSISGELISIPLPCTITSMWPLPFDLLLQSVAEGGTSTQPTFLSTSPLSDTRDIFRSRKDISQSP; encoded by the exons ATGCTTCGCGAACTCACAGTACTCGGAGAATTCAAGCCGTACGGCTTAATAGCTGAAGCTCTCGACGACAAGCCTGAATATAACAATGTCGCCGCTGATAAGTACGACTACTTCCTTTTTGACCCCGAAATCGTCCGAGACCCATGCGAACTCAACGATTCTGATATTTCCGAGTCTCCTTTTGGTGATCAGTGTGATCACGAGCTCTTCATTCGAGGAAACAC GATAATATGGTCGATAGGCTCGCGAGTTTTCAAGAGATTCACGTCTCCCACTCCGGTTAAAATG GCGTGCTGGTGTCGCCTGGGCGATACATCTGAGGCTTTGCTATGCGTCTTGCAAATTGATTCTCTAACGGTATGCAGCATATCAG GTGAATTAATATCCATTCCCCTTCCCTGTACTATTACTTCGATGTGGCCTCTTCCATTTGATTTGTTACTTCAGTCAGTAGCTGAAGGAGGTACATCAACCCAACCTACATTTTTATCAACAAGTCCTTTATCAGATACGCGTGATATTTTCCGCTCTCGGAAAGATATTAGTCAGAGTCCATAA
- the LOC126659211 gene encoding uncharacterized protein LOC126659211, with the protein MESYVWQILILGVISWTTLFLFMRKILPNRSFDFCNRLVSTIHAISAVTLASLSVQNWRRPITPLASECSPSQVITVAVSVSYLIYDLVCCQFDVRFSFDNTLHHLVSILGLGAGLVYRKSGTELVSALWLTEISSPFLHLRELLKELGYRNTDLNLAADIAFAMIFTFGRMIVGPYLTYATLSADNPLIIQVMSFGLQMVSAFWFYKIVRMVNYKLASSKTTSKKVMLAQKLN; encoded by the exons ATGGAAAGCTACGTATGgcaaatattaattttaggaGTGATTTCATGGACAACGCTATTTCTCTTCATGCGAAAGATTTTACCCAATCGTTCTTTTGATTTCTGCAATCGTCTCGTTTCTACGATCCATGCTATATCCGCTGTCACGTTAGCTTCTCTTTCTGTTCAAAATTGGAGGCGTCCGATTACTCCCTTGGCTTCAGAATGTTCCCCGAGTCAG GTTATAACAGTAGCAGTGAGCGTTTCTTATCTGATATATGATCTGGTGTGCTGCCAATTCGACGTGCGATTCAGTTTTGATAATACGCTTCATCATTTGGTTAGCATTCTTGGTTTAGGAGCTGGCCTTGTATATCGAAAG AGTGGGACAGAACTAGTTTCAGCTCTGTGGCTAACAGAAATTTCAAGCCCTTTCCTGCACCTAAGGGAACTTCTCAAGGAACTTGGTTACAGGAATACTGACCTTAATTTGGCAGCCGAT ATAGCATTTGCCATGATATTCACATTTGGACGAATGATAGTCGGCCCTTATCTCACATATGCCACACTAAGCGCTGATAATCCACTAATTATTCAG GTAATGTCATTTGGATTACAGATGGTGAGTGCTTTCTGGTTCTACAAGATTGTAAGGATGGTGAATTACAAGCTAGCCAGTAGTAAAACCACATCAAAAAAGGTTATGCTTGCTCAAAAGTTGAATTAA
- the LOC126665294 gene encoding uncharacterized protein LOC126665294 has protein sequence MAKQSGAWLTKHKKRWPVMILAFFTLSTLMVFFIRSAFDSCHSASTTRNNFGESKESENPQFHPRLPPNPLDFMKSKLVLLVSHELSLSGGPLLLMELAFLLRGVGAHVVWITNQKTTEPDEVIYSLENKMLDRGVQVLSAKGQKAIDTALKADLVVLNTAVAGKWLDAVLKENVKQVLPKVLWWIHEMRGHYFKLEYVKHLPFVAGAMIDSHTTAEYWKNRTRERLGIKMPETFVVHLGNSKDLMEVAEDTVAKRVLREHVRESLGVRNDDLLFAIINSVSRGKGQDLFLRSFYESLQLFQQKKLEVPSLHAVVVGSDMNAQTKFETELRKFVQEKKIQDRVHFVNKTLTVAPYLASIDVLVQNSQARGECFGRITIEAMAFQLPVLGTAAGGTMEIVVNGTTGLLHPAGKEGVIPLANNIVKLATHVERRLTMGKKGYKRVKERFLEDHMSSRIASVLKEVLRKAKS, from the exons ATGGCGAAACAATCAGGCGCATGGCTTACAAAGCACAAGAAGAGATGGCCAGTGATGATTCTCGCATTCTTCACTTTATCAACTCTAATGGTGTTTTTTATAAGATCCGCCTTCGATTCTTGTCATTCAGCCTCTACTACTAGAAACAATTTTGGAGAATCTAAAGAATCTGAAAACCCTCAATTTCATCCTCGTTTACCTCCAAATCCTCTTGATTTCATGAAGTCTAAGCTCGTTCTCCTTGTTTCTCACGAGCTTTCTCTTTCTG GTGGACCATTGCTGTTAATGGAGCTGGCTTTTTTGTTAAGAGGTGTTGGTGCTCACGTTGTTTGGATTACTAATCAGAAAACTACGGAACCTGATGAGGTTATTTACAGTTTGGAAAATAAAATGTTGGATCGTGGAGTTcag GTATTATCTGCGAAAGGTCAGAAAGCAATTGATACAGCTCTTAAGGCTGACTTGGTCGTTCTAAATACGGCTGTGGCTGGGAAGTGGTTGGATGCTGTCTTGAAGGAGAATGTTAAGCAAGTTCTACCCAAGGTTCTTTGGTGGATACATGAAATGCGAGGGCATTATTTCAAACTAGAGTATGTTAAGCACCTCCCTTTTGTTGCAGGTGCTATGATTGATTCACATACAACTGCTGAATACTGGAAGAACAGAACTCGAGAGCGTTTAGG GATTAAAATGCCTGAAACTTTTGTCGTGCACCTTGGAAATAGCAAGGACCTCATGGAAGTGGCCGAAGATACTGTGGCTAAACGGGTTCTCCGTGAACATGTTCGGGAGTCTCTTGGAGTGAGAAATGACGATCTCCTCTTTGCTATCATAAATA GTGTTTCACGAGGAAAAGGCCAGGATCTCTTTCTTCGTTCATTTTACGAGAGTCTGCAACTGTTCCAACAGAAAAAACTGGAGGTGCCATCATTGCATGCCGTTGTCGTGGGAAGTGACATGAACGCGCAAACTAAGTTTGAAACCGAGCTGCGTAAATTTGTTCAGGAAAAAAAGATTCAAGATAGAGTTCACTTCGTAAACAAAACTCTGACTGTTGCTCCATATTTGGCTTCCATCGATGTTCTTGTTCAGAACTCTCAG GCCCGGGGTGAGTGCTTTGGGCGGATAACAATTGAAGCAATGGCCTTTCAATTACCTGTTTTG GGCACTGCAGCTGGAGGAACAATGGAGATTGTTGTGAACGGGACAACAGGTTTGTTACATCCTGCTGGTAAAGAAGGTGTCATTCCGCTTGCAAATAACATTGTGAAACTAGCCACGCACGTTGAAAGGAGGTTGACGATGGGAAAGAAAGGATACAAGCGGGTGAAAGAACGGTTTTTGGAAGATCACATGTCGAGTAGAATCGCGTCGGTTTTGAAGGAAGTTTTACGGAAAGCCAAGTCTTAG
- the LOC126666345 gene encoding peroxidase 9, translating into MALSKITFCLFIITVLSSSATISVAHPGIGWGGNGAFGLFPAFYEFSCPQANDIVMSVLQEAISREPRMAASLLRLHFHDCFVQGCDASVLLDDSATVVSEKNSGPNKNSLRGFDVIDEMKNKLEEVCPQTVSCADILALAARGSTLLSGGPNWELPLGRRDSKTASLSGSNKLIPPPNSTIGNLIAFFKRQGLNVVDLVALSGAHTIGVARCVTFKQRLYNQNGNNEPDETLEKTYYRGLKSACPKSGGDNNISPLDFGSPVRFDNTYFKLILWGKGLLTSDEVLYTGNADKTMNLVKTYAEDEQLFFDQFAKSMIKMSNIRPLTGYSGEVRKNCRSVN; encoded by the exons ATGGCTCTATCAAAAATTACTTTctgtttatttataattacagtTCTGTCATCATCGGCTACAATATCTGTAGCTCACCCAGGTATTGGCTGGGGTGGCAATGGTGCTTTTGGTTTATTTCCTgcattttatgaattttcatgTCCTCAAGCCAATGACATAGTCATGTCTGTTCTGCAAGAGGCTATTTCCAGAGAACCCAGGATGGCTGCTTCTTTGCTTAGGCTCCATTTCCATGATTGCTTTGTCCAG GGCTGTGATGCATCAGTATTGCTGGATGACAGTGCAACAGTAGTGAGTGAAAAGAATTCTGGACCAAACAAAAACTCCCTCAGAGGATTCGATGTGATTGATGAGATGAAGAACAAGTTAGAAGAAGTTTGCCCTCAGACTGTCTCTTGTGCTGATATTCTTGCCTTGGCGGCGCGTGGATCAACTCTACTC AGCGGCGGACCCAATTGGGAACTGCCACTTGGAAGGAGGGACTCGAAGACTGCAAGTCTGAGCGGCTCAAACAAACTTATTCCACCGCCCAACTCCACCATCGGAAACCTCATAGCCTTTTTCAAGCGTCAAGGCCTTAACGTGGTTGATCTTGTTGCTCTCTCAG GAGCGCACACAATTGGAGTAGCAAGGTGCGTGACATTCAAGCAAAGACTATACAACCAAAACGGAAACAATGAGCCAGACGAGACACTAGAGAAAACATACTACAGAGGACTAAAATCAGCGTGTCCAAAATCCGGCGGCGACAATAACATCTCACCATTAGATTTTGGGTCACCGGTGAGATTTGACAACACCTACTTCAAGCTCATTTTGTGGGGAAAAGGGCTGCTTACATCAGATGAAGTTCTTTATACGGGAAACGCCGACAAGACTATGAATCTGGTTAAGACTTACGCTGAGGACGAACAGCTTTTCTTTGACCAATTTGCTAAGTCCATGATTAAGATGAGCAACATTCGTCCTCTTACTGGTTATAGTGGTGAAGTTAGAAAGAACTGTCGCTCTGTTAACTGA
- the LOC126664622 gene encoding uncharacterized protein LOC126664622, which yields MITCYNYSPTPPSFLQEHHFPWSSNPNSSRPNYLLTLTHTKNKSRLATRVIQPGVEVSSPVNTPFPETPADTIDFTEELHVPVNGVADTVSEDKAAVSAPKVKKKKQDDEDNFENRFKLRNGREIYEEKAYLVGVERKSDTVDSFGIEESLKELAQLADTAGLMVAGSTYQKLASPNPRTYIGSGKAAEIKSAIHALDVETVIFDDELSPGQLRNLEKAFGGDVRVCDRTALILDIFNQRAATHEASLQVALAQMEYQLPRLTRMWTHLERQAGGQVKGMGEKQIEVDKRILRTQIGVLKKELESVRKHRKQYRNRRVSVPVPVVSLVGYTNAGKSTLLNQLTGANVLAEDRLFATLDPTTRRVQMKNGNEFLLTDTVGFIQKLPTTLVAAFRATLEEISESCLLVHVVDISHPLAQQQIDAVDRVLSELDVSSIPQLMVWNKVDRVSDPSKIKLEAEKRQDVVCLSALSGDGLQEFCIAVQERLKDSMVWIEALVPFDKGDLLSTIHQVGMVERTEYMENGTLIKAHVPLRFARLLTPMRHLCKA from the exons ATGATCACCTGCTATAACTATTCTCCAACTCCACCTTCGTTTCTTCAGGAACACCACTTTCCATGGAGTTCAAACCCTAACAGCAGTAGGCCAAATTACCTTCTCACTCTCACTCATACCAAAAACAAATCAAGACTCGCCACCAGAGTTATTCAGCCAGGAGTTGAAGTTTCATCTCCTGTAAATACTCCTTTTCCAGAAACTCCCGCCGATACCATTGATTTTACAGAGGAGCTTCACGTACCTGTCAATGGAGTCGCAGACACTGTATCAGAGGATAAGGCCGCGGTTTCTGCACCAAAAGTTAAGAAGAAGAAACAAGACGACGAGGATAACTTCGAGAACAGATTCAAACTTCGAAATGGAAGAGAG ATATATGAAGAAAAAGCTTACCTGGTAGGTGTTGAGCGGAAAAGTGATACGGTGGATTCTTTTGGAATTGAAGAATCACTTAAGGAATTGGCTCAGCTTGCTGACACTGCTGGCCTTATGGTTGCTGGTTCCACATATCAAAA ACTGGCTTCTCCAAACCCAAGGACGTATATCGGATCTGGTAAGGCTGCGGAAATTAAGAGCGCAATACATGCGTTGGATGTTGAGACTGTAATATTTGATGATGAGCTCTCTCCAGG gCAACTGCGCAACTTGGAAAAGGCTTTTGGTGGTGATGTTAGAGTTTGTGATCGCACTGCCCTTATCCTTGATATCTTTAACCAGCGAGCAGCTACTCATGAAGCATCTTTGCAG GTTGCATTGGCTCAAATGGAGTATCAATTGCCTCGGTTAACTAGAATGTGGACTCATCTTGAGCGTCAGGCTGGAGGACAGGTGAAGGGTATGGGTGAGAAACAAATTGAAGTTGACAAGCGTATTTTACGCACTCAG ATTGGTGTTCTTAAAAAAGAGCTAGAATCTGTTAGAAAACATAGAAAGCAGTATAGAAACAGGCGTGTCTCTGTTCCCGTCCCTGTAGTATCCTTG GTTGGCTACACAAATGCTGGAAAAAGTACACTTCTAAATCAGTTGACTGGTGCTAATGTCTTGGCTGAAGATCGGTTATTTGCAACCCTTGATCCGACTACAAGAAGGGTTCAG ATGAAAAATGGAAATGAGTTTCTTCTCACAGATACTGTTGGTTTCATTCAGAAGTTGCCAACTACCCTG GTTGCTGCATTCAGAGCAACATTGGAGGAGATATCAGAGTCATGCCTTTTAGTTCATGTGGTAGACATCAG CCATCCACTAGCACAACAACAAATTGATGCAGTTGACAGAGTTCTGTCAGAATTAGATGTCTCATCAATTCCGCAGTTAATGGTTTGGAACAAG GTTGATAGGGTTAGTGAtccttcaaaaataaaattggaagcagaGAAAAGACAAGATGTTGTTTGCTTATCTGCTTTGAGTGGTGATGGCTTACAAGAATTTTGCATTGCAGTCCAGGAAAGGCTGAAG GATTCTATGGTATGGATAGAAGCTTTGGTACCTTTTGACAAAGGAGATCTTCTCAGTACCATACATCAAGTTGGAATGGTAGAGAGAACT GAATACATGGAGAATGGGACATTGATCAAGGCACATGTTCCTCTTCGTTTTGCAAGACTCCTTACTCCTATGAGGCATCTCTGTAAAGCTTAA